In Paeniglutamicibacter kerguelensis, one genomic interval encodes:
- a CDS encoding recombinase family protein, translating to MRHLGYTRVSTSSQDAQLQLDALVTAGVQKRDVFADVTSGSRTAIERPGMKKLLEYAESGDTVVVWRVDRLGRSLIDVLNTVNLLRERGVNVRSIADGIDPATSTGRMMLNLLASLAEYERELIVERVNAGIAAARQSGTRFGRPLVDPTVIADKLAIAKDARAKGRTAEDAARLVGWSRATLYRHLGEAARSAKKQ from the coding sequence ATGAGACATTTGGGATACACACGGGTGAGCACCTCGAGCCAGGATGCGCAGTTGCAGCTCGATGCACTGGTCACTGCCGGGGTGCAGAAACGCGACGTGTTCGCCGACGTCACCTCCGGAAGTCGGACCGCGATCGAGCGGCCCGGGATGAAGAAGCTCTTGGAATACGCCGAGTCCGGGGACACCGTGGTGGTCTGGCGGGTCGACCGGCTCGGCCGTTCCCTGATCGATGTGCTGAACACCGTGAACCTGCTGCGCGAACGCGGCGTGAACGTCCGATCCATTGCGGACGGGATCGACCCGGCAACCTCCACCGGGCGGATGATGCTGAACCTGCTGGCCTCCCTGGCCGAGTACGAGCGCGAGCTGATCGTGGAGCGGGTCAACGCGGGGATCGCCGCCGCCCGGCAATCCGGCACCCGTTTCGGCCGTCCGCTCGTTGATCCGACGGTGATCGCCGACAAGCTCGCCATCGCCAAGGACGCCCGCGCAAAGGGCCGCACCGCGGAAGACGCGGCGCGCCTGGTCGGGTGGAGCCGCGCGACGCTTTACCGGCACCTCGGCGAAGCAGCCCGCTCCGCCAAGAAGCAGTAG
- a CDS encoding SHOCT domain-containing protein gives MMDGYGYGYGSMMGWVWLFWVLLVIGLVLLGILTVRSFSGGARDGRSARRILDERYARGEMTTEEYRERLKTLRGET, from the coding sequence ATGATGGATGGATATGGATATGGATATGGTTCAATGATGGGCTGGGTGTGGCTCTTCTGGGTGCTTCTGGTCATCGGCCTCGTCTTGCTGGGCATCCTTACGGTGCGGTCTTTTTCAGGCGGGGCTCGCGACGGCAGGAGCGCCCGGCGAATCTTGGATGAACGCTATGCCCGGGGCGAAATGACTACCGAAGAATACCGCGAACGCCTCAAAACCCTTAGGGGCGAAACCTGA
- a CDS encoding glycosyltransferase, whose product MSFGTRGDIQPYAALAGALARAGHEVTLAVPEGFADLVPHTGPGTITHRPAGSTLLRLLRDLMPELGGPLDALRTLGIMTSAMRELNAECWAAAQAARPDVVVCHPKCLAGPHIAEALGVPGVLSLPLPYFTPTCAHPMPFFGGASFGAWGNRASYGLRRMAGAMYGGMINDFRCEVGLGRIGRLADPLRNPDGSPVHVLYPYSRHVLPVPEDYPTSAHVTGYWFLDDGDDVWEPPAHLVDFLAAGEPPVYVGFGSMGFGKGANERRDAILAALRVHGLRGIVATGWGGITPGQAGTGDVLVLEGAPHQWLFPRVAAVIHHGGAGSTAAGLRAGRPTLVVPFLGDQPFWGARVHALGVGPAPLPARRLGTGLAGRLGDLVHTGSYASRAAGVGAAIRTENGLAAGVRVLEQITGVAALDE is encoded by the coding sequence ATGTCGTTTGGTACCCGCGGCGACATCCAGCCCTACGCCGCCCTCGCCGGTGCGCTGGCCCGCGCGGGGCACGAGGTCACCCTTGCCGTCCCCGAGGGGTTCGCGGATCTGGTGCCGCACACCGGTCCCGGGACCATCACGCACCGGCCCGCCGGCTCCACGCTGCTGCGCCTTCTCCGGGATCTCATGCCCGAGCTGGGCGGTCCCCTGGATGCCTTGCGGACACTGGGGATCATGACCTCCGCGATGCGCGAGTTGAATGCGGAGTGCTGGGCTGCCGCGCAGGCGGCGCGACCGGACGTCGTCGTGTGCCATCCCAAGTGCCTTGCCGGGCCGCACATCGCCGAGGCCCTGGGCGTGCCCGGGGTGCTGTCCCTCCCGCTGCCGTACTTCACCCCGACGTGTGCGCACCCCATGCCGTTCTTCGGCGGCGCCTCCTTCGGGGCGTGGGGCAACCGCGCGTCCTACGGGCTCCGGCGGATGGCCGGGGCCATGTACGGCGGCATGATCAACGACTTCCGGTGCGAGGTCGGTCTGGGCCGCATCGGCCGGCTCGCGGACCCGCTGAGGAATCCGGATGGCAGCCCGGTCCACGTCCTGTACCCCTACAGCAGGCACGTCCTGCCGGTCCCCGAGGACTACCCGACCTCGGCCCACGTCACCGGCTACTGGTTCCTGGACGACGGCGACGATGTCTGGGAGCCGCCCGCGCACCTGGTGGACTTCCTCGCGGCGGGCGAGCCCCCGGTCTATGTCGGGTTCGGGTCCATGGGCTTCGGCAAGGGGGCGAACGAGCGCCGGGACGCCATCCTGGCCGCGCTGCGGGTCCACGGCCTGCGCGGGATCGTCGCGACCGGGTGGGGCGGCATCACGCCCGGACAGGCCGGGACCGGCGACGTCCTGGTGCTGGAGGGCGCGCCCCACCAGTGGCTCTTCCCGCGGGTTGCGGCCGTCATACACCACGGAGGTGCGGGCTCGACCGCGGCAGGCCTCCGGGCGGGCCGGCCGACGCTGGTCGTGCCGTTCCTGGGGGACCAGCCGTTCTGGGGCGCGCGGGTCCATGCGCTCGGTGTGGGCCCGGCCCCGCTTCCGGCCAGGCGTCTGGGCACGGGCCTGGCCGGCCGCCTCGGCGATCTCGTCCACACCGGCTCCTACGCCTCCCGTGCCGCAGGGGTGGGCGCCGCAATCCGCACCGAAAACGGCCTCGCCGCCGGTGTCCGGGTCCTGGAGCAAATCACGGGGGTGGCTGCCCTCGACGAATAG
- a CDS encoding FAD-binding domain, whose amino-acid sequence MRVLIVGAGIAGPTLAYWLHRSGHEVTIVEHAPELRRGGYLVDFWGAGFDVAEKMGLVPELRRRGYVMTEARAVNRAGRTVASFRPEAIMESRQRYLSLARSDLAAVIYESIGGAVELVLGDTVGALEDDGDRVRVVFDSGRTGDFDLVIGADGLHSRVRRLAFGPDGGFEKYLGMVVAAFAVERYPERNDLVAVMYAGVGFQAVRLSLRDDATLFLVSLRHEGDIPAGRGAQEKLLREKLEGQGWEVPAMLEAMARAKDFYFDSVSQIRMPSWTRGRVALVGDAAACPSFLAGQGSALAMVEAYTLAAEIARGGDHRVAFARYEERLMPLLASKQAAAEGLGLAFAPKNRVQLLARTTVMKAMGLPHVADIVMGRSFHDAVELPPFPETGPVR is encoded by the coding sequence GTGAGGGTGCTCATTGTTGGTGCAGGAATTGCCGGTCCAACCCTGGCCTACTGGCTTCACCGGTCCGGGCATGAAGTCACGATCGTGGAGCACGCCCCGGAGCTGCGCCGTGGCGGGTACCTCGTAGATTTCTGGGGTGCCGGTTTCGACGTTGCGGAAAAGATGGGCCTTGTGCCTGAACTGCGCCGGCGCGGATACGTGATGACCGAAGCACGGGCCGTCAACCGGGCCGGCCGGACGGTGGCCTCGTTCAGGCCCGAGGCCATCATGGAATCGCGGCAACGGTACCTGAGCCTTGCCCGGTCCGATCTTGCGGCCGTGATCTATGAATCCATCGGCGGTGCGGTCGAGCTGGTCCTCGGTGACACCGTCGGGGCACTCGAAGACGACGGGGACCGGGTTCGGGTCGTCTTCGACAGCGGCAGGACCGGTGACTTCGACCTCGTCATCGGTGCCGACGGCCTGCATTCGAGGGTGCGCAGGCTTGCGTTCGGCCCGGATGGAGGATTCGAGAAATACCTGGGCATGGTGGTGGCCGCGTTCGCAGTCGAACGGTATCCGGAACGCAACGACCTGGTCGCGGTGATGTACGCCGGCGTCGGCTTCCAGGCAGTCAGGCTTTCGCTGCGCGACGATGCCACCTTGTTCCTCGTCAGCCTCCGGCATGAGGGGGACATTCCGGCCGGCCGGGGTGCGCAGGAGAAACTGCTGCGGGAGAAGCTCGAAGGACAAGGCTGGGAGGTGCCCGCGATGCTGGAGGCGATGGCCCGGGCCAAGGACTTCTACTTCGACTCCGTGAGCCAGATCCGGATGCCGTCCTGGACGAGGGGGCGGGTTGCGCTGGTGGGAGATGCGGCGGCGTGTCCGTCATTTCTTGCAGGCCAGGGCTCCGCCCTGGCCATGGTCGAGGCCTACACCCTGGCGGCGGAAATCGCCCGCGGTGGTGACCATCGCGTGGCGTTTGCCCGCTACGAGGAGCGGCTCATGCCGTTGCTGGCGTCCAAGCAGGCTGCCGCCGAGGGGTTGGGGTTGGCCTTCGCACCGAAGAACCGAGTCCAGCTCCTCGCCCGGACCACGGTGATGAAAGCAATGGGCCTGCCCCACGTGGCCGACATCGTGATGGGCAGGAGCTTCCACGACGCCGTTGAACTCCCGCCGTTCCCCGAGACCGGGCCGGTCCGCTGA
- a CDS encoding multicopper oxidase family protein produces the protein MQPLSRRSALILVSVGAAATATGAAGLLWASGEGFQAARGQELEEPQTLRSADGRLQLTLSAALGKVKIAGKDATALSYNGSLPGPTLFLRAGDRLNVTLENRLRDPTNLHVHGLHVSPQGNGDNPLLSVGPGTSLDYEYQLPADHPPGVYWYHPHHHGFVADQIFGGLYGAIVVQDDQPIPTSRERVLVISDISLTPGGRIAAVSVMEKMMGREGNLVLVNGQLNPRLAARPGERERWRVINACTGRHLKLRLDGQSLQLLGLDSGRFRVPAKVDEVLLAPGNRADLLVTAQTGTAVLRALPVDRGSIGPMMGGNGPLRSSAGRSGAVLATFTVAGAPVATLVPVPEQQVPRDLRSEPVAARRELVFAMGMGMGPGTGMMDFTINGKSFDPARVDTTVSAGGVEEWTLRNTSLMDHPVHLHVWPMQVIEQAGLPVDTLRWQDVVNVPARSSVRVRIAFDDFTGKTVYHCHILDHEDAGMMGVIEAR, from the coding sequence ATGCAACCTCTTAGTCGTCGCAGCGCACTGATTCTGGTAAGTGTCGGGGCAGCGGCCACCGCGACGGGTGCGGCAGGATTGCTGTGGGCCAGTGGCGAGGGGTTTCAGGCCGCCCGCGGGCAGGAGCTGGAAGAACCGCAGACCCTACGAAGTGCCGATGGCCGGCTTCAACTTACGCTTTCAGCAGCCTTGGGGAAGGTAAAGATCGCCGGCAAGGATGCCACTGCACTGTCCTATAACGGTTCCCTGCCCGGTCCCACCCTGTTCCTCCGGGCCGGAGACCGGCTGAACGTGACGCTGGAGAACCGGCTGCGGGACCCGACGAACCTGCACGTGCACGGGCTGCATGTTTCCCCGCAGGGCAACGGCGACAATCCGTTGCTTTCCGTTGGCCCCGGCACGTCCCTTGACTACGAGTACCAGCTGCCGGCGGATCACCCGCCGGGAGTGTACTGGTACCACCCGCATCACCATGGCTTTGTCGCCGACCAGATTTTCGGCGGGCTGTATGGGGCCATTGTCGTCCAGGATGACCAGCCCATCCCGACGAGTAGGGAACGGGTTCTGGTGATCTCCGACATTTCCCTGACTCCGGGCGGAAGAATCGCCGCAGTGTCGGTGATGGAGAAAATGATGGGCCGGGAAGGCAACCTGGTCCTCGTCAACGGGCAGCTGAACCCGCGCCTGGCGGCCCGGCCGGGCGAGCGAGAACGGTGGAGGGTCATCAATGCCTGCACCGGCCGGCACCTGAAGCTTCGCCTGGATGGTCAGTCGCTGCAACTGTTGGGTCTGGACTCCGGCCGATTCAGGGTCCCCGCCAAAGTCGACGAGGTGCTGCTGGCACCGGGAAACAGGGCCGATCTGTTGGTCACCGCCCAGACAGGCACTGCTGTGCTGCGGGCACTGCCCGTCGACAGGGGAAGCATAGGGCCGATGATGGGCGGCAATGGGCCTCTGCGCTCTTCGGCTGGCCGATCCGGGGCGGTCCTGGCGACCTTCACCGTTGCAGGTGCACCCGTTGCCACCCTCGTTCCTGTACCCGAGCAGCAGGTGCCGCGGGACCTCCGGTCCGAGCCGGTCGCGGCCCGGCGCGAACTGGTCTTCGCCATGGGCATGGGCATGGGGCCGGGCACCGGGATGATGGATTTCACCATCAACGGCAAGTCCTTCGACCCGGCAAGGGTCGATACCACTGTTTCGGCTGGCGGTGTCGAGGAATGGACGCTGCGGAACACCAGTCTTATGGACCACCCGGTGCATCTGCATGTGTGGCCCATGCAGGTCATCGAACAGGCGGGCCTTCCCGTGGACACCCTCCGGTGGCAGGACGTGGTTAATGTCCCGGCCCGCAGCAGCGTCCGGGTTCGGATCGCCTTCGATGACTTCACCGGAAAAACCGTCTACCACTGTCACATCCTGGATCACGAGGACGCCGGGATGATGGGAGTGATCGAAGCGCGATGA